A region from the Pungitius pungitius chromosome 16, fPunPun2.1, whole genome shotgun sequence genome encodes:
- the map7d2a gene encoding MAP7 domain-containing protein 2a isoform X5, translating into MRVSSIDCVVPVRATMAKTATSSGELAGEKMAPPSITLLPDKRSPTNGHGSPARTGKTTPSSTERKPQMNGHASPSHINGNHAAVEGYMKADDRMRQAKERREERDKGLVAREQLILEKERRARLQYERTVEERWRRLDEQRQKEELRRAAVEEKRRQQLEEDRERLEALMRRSLERSLQLEQRTKRWSRGCPAGAGDSENAPLPLSAASAFSHGIASPLPAVSESAPCSPHRSPFRGALNPADHNRAGLHGGSQSTPNTPKKERLRRERRTASPGCGSPLRRSESPASVTRHVASPTTSKLASQVRSNSPSNANQYHHSPARPRPNPPPDDRKPEVKTPERHTEQAKAARKSSDVNGSNPTSQDVRNGLGAEIPKSRETLEKHLRGDKHEKNHSPDRKNHTSPNGDLCEKKTQSSPQDGDKKKESPACASAGKAAAGTINAEEATKLLAERRRQARAQKELEDRKRELEEDERHREEQLKRQLAQERQQQQAEAPQPKGKGKQEEDLNRVKQEEDTQKKEDQGKQLQSQVDKEKEKAQVQAQGDAERQRQDRDLQAQQEEEERQLRKKRIEEIMKRTRKGEADLKEEQAETKPVSPPGEVKTVQSNAQVNEQTIKKVEFQVNMKEGSPVKRESASRVDNRKSPQVTNNTHAATPTHSASGSGQTGGRGPVSGVLQQQERAVEMNVNTQHRARDRAADHQTSTKPTADDKIYQGEGGVMNGAVKGEGSALKRSHHPTAEVSKQQSLHVSAVAKGGSGMEAIRPPAGPLLLGHLSPPVIKLEPLNVRSMESCDEVQSMEVR; encoded by the exons ATG CGCGTCAGTTCCATCGATTGTGTTGTTCCTGTGAGAGCCACCATGGCCAAAACCGCCACTTCATCCGGGGAATTAGCAG GCGAAAAGATGGCGCCGCCGTCCATCACTCTGCTTCCTGACAAGAGATCTCCGACTAACGGTCACGGCTCTCCAGCCCGGACTGGAAAAACTA CTCCATCGAGCACAGAGAGGAAGCCCCAAATGAACGGACATGCGTCACCGTCACACATCAATGGCAACCACGCAG CCGTGGAAGGTTACATGAAGGCCGACGACAGGATGCGACAAGCCAAAGAGAGACGTGAGGAGAGGGATAAAGGCCTCG TGGCCAGGGAGCAGCTGATCCTGGAGAAGGAGCGCCGAGCCCGGCTACAGTACGAACGCACAGTGGAGGAGCGCTGGAGGCGTCTGGACGAGCAGAGGCAGAAAGAGGAGCTCCGCAGAGCCgcggtggaggagaagaggaggcagcAGCTCGAGGAGGACAGG GAGCGACTGGAGGCCCTGATGAGACGCTCCCTGGAGCGCAGCCTCCAGCTGGAGCAGAGGACCAAGCGCTGGAGCAGAGGCTGCCCCGCGGGAGCAG GTGACAGTGAGAATgccccactccctctctctgctgcctccgcCTTTTCCCATGGCATTGCCTCCCCCCTTCCTGCTGTCAGCGAATCTG CACCCTGCAGCCCTCACAGGTCACCTTTCCGCGGCGCCCTGAACCCCGCGGATCACAACAGAGCTGGACTTCACGGAGGCTCTCAGTCCACTCCCAACACCCCCAAG AAAGAGCGGCTGCGCAGAGAGAGGAGAACTGCGTCTCCGGGTTGTGGATCCCCTTTGAGGAGATCTGAATCCCCTGCAAGTGTCACCAGGCACGTGGCTTCCCCTACTACCTCAAA GCTGGCATCTCAAGTGCGTTCCAATTCTCCAAGCAATGCAAACCAGTACCATCACTCGCCAGCGAGACCCCGTCCGAACCCGCCGCCCGATGACAGGAAACCGGAAGTCAAGACGCCGGAGCGACACACTGAACAAGCCAAAGCAGCGAGAAAGAGTTCCGACGTCAACGGCTCGAATCCAACTTCACAGGACGTGAGAAATGGGCTCGGCGCCGAAATCCCCAAATCCAGAGAAACCTTGGAGAAGCATCTGAGAGGTGACAAACATGAGAAAAATCATTCGCCCGACAGGAAGAACCACACGTCGCCCAACGGGGATCTGTGCGAGAAGAAGACGCAAAGCAGCCCTCAGGATGGAGACAAGAAAAAAG AATCGCCGGCGTGCGCGTCGGCGGGCAAAGCGGCGGCCGGCACGATCAACGCAGAGGAGGCCACCAAGTTACTGGCAGAGCGAAGGCGCCAGGCTCGAGCTCAGAAGGAACTGGAAGACAGGAAGCGGGAGCTTGAGGAAGACGAACG ACACagggaggagcagctgaagaggCAACTCGCGCAGGAGCGGCAACAGCAGCAGGCAGAAGCTCCGCAACcaaagggaaaggggaagcAAGAGGAAGATCTCAACAGGGTGAAACAAGAAGAGGACACCCAGAAGAAGGAGGACCAGGGGAAGCAGCTCCAGAGCCAGGTGGACAAAGAG AAGGAAAAGGCCCAGGTCCAAGCTCAGGGGGACGCCGAGCGTCAGCGACAAGACAGAGACCTGCAGGCGCaacaagaagaggaggagaggcagctaagaaaaaag AGAATTGAGGAGATCATGAAGAGAACTAGGAAGGGTGAAGCTGACTTGAAG gaggagcaggcggagaCGAAGCCTGTCTCACCACCAG GTGAAGTAAAGACTGTTCAAAGTAATGCTCAGGTGAATGAGCAAACGATCAAAAAGGTTGAGTTTCAggtgaacatgaaggaaggTTCCCCGGTGAAGAGAGAGTCAGCGTCACGGGTGGACAATCGGAAGAGTCCCCAAGTTACTAACAACACTCATGCAGCGACGCCGACGCACAGCGCGTCAGGCTCCGGACAAACCGGCGGCCGGGGCCCGGTGAGCggtgtcctccagcagcaggaaaGAGCGGtggaaatgaatgtaaacaCGCAGCACAGAGCACGCGACCGAGCAGCAGACCACCAAACGAGCACAAAGCCGACCGCAGATGACAAAATCTACCAAGGGGAGGGCGGCGTGATGAATGGAGCGGTGAAGGGTGAAGGAAGTGCCTTGAAGAGAAGCCATCATCCGACTGCCGAGGTAAGCAAACAGCAAAGCCTGCATGTGTCCGCGGTTGCTAAAGGAGGGTCCGGGATGGAGGCCATTAGGCCCCCTGCGGGGCCGCTGCTACTGGGACACCTGTCACCGCCAGTCATCAAGCTGGAGCCCCTGAATGTGAGGAGTATGGAGTCATGTGATGAGGTGCAGTCCATGGAGGTCAGGTGA
- the map7d2a gene encoding MAP7 domain-containing protein 2a isoform X3, which produces MAKTATSSGELAGEKMAPPSITLLPDKRSPTNGHGSPARTGKTTPSSTERKPQMNGHASPSHINGNHAAVEGYMKADDRMRQAKERREERDKGLVAREQLILEKERRARLQYERTVEERWRRLDEQRQKEELRRAAVEEKRRQQLEEDRERLEALMRRSLERSLQLEQRTKRWSRGCPAGAGDSENAPLPLSAASAFSHGIASPLPAVSESAPCSPHRSPFRGALNPADHNRAGLHGGSQSTPNTPKKERLRRERRTASPGCGSPLRRSESPASVTRHVASPTTSKLASQVRSNSPSNANQYHHSPARPRPNPPPDDRKPEVKTPERHTEQAKAARKSSDVNGSNPTSQDVRNGLGAEIPKSRETLEKHLRGDKHEKNHSPDRKNHTSPNGDLCEKKTQSSPQDGDKKKESPACASAGKAAAGTINAEEATKLLAERRRQARAQKELEDRKRELEEDERHREEQLKRQLAQERQQQQAEAPQPKGKGKQEEDLNRVKQEEDTQKKEDQGKQLQSQVDKEKEKAQVQAQGDAERQRQDRDLQAQQEEEERQLRKKRIEEIMKRTRKGEADLKEEQAETKPVSPPGEVKTVQSNAQVNEQTIKKVEFQVNMKEGSPVKRESASRVDNRKSPQVTNNTHAATPTHSASGSGQTGGRGPVSGVLQQQERAVEMNVNTQHRARDRAADHQTSTKPTADDKIYQGEGGVMNGAVKGEGSALKRSHHPTAEVSKQQSLHVSAVAKGGSGMEAIRPPAGPLLLGHLSPPVIKLEPLNVRSMESCDEVQSMEVSPASKEELISIQEFSPLNEIQNSSVSNARALEDLIDLTGSVSYPKTSSGGHIGDCNKNLIEGVVSPMADSKLVGMPCVSPNKLSIQ; this is translated from the exons ATGGCCAAAACCGCCACTTCATCCGGGGAATTAGCAG GCGAAAAGATGGCGCCGCCGTCCATCACTCTGCTTCCTGACAAGAGATCTCCGACTAACGGTCACGGCTCTCCAGCCCGGACTGGAAAAACTA CTCCATCGAGCACAGAGAGGAAGCCCCAAATGAACGGACATGCGTCACCGTCACACATCAATGGCAACCACGCAG CCGTGGAAGGTTACATGAAGGCCGACGACAGGATGCGACAAGCCAAAGAGAGACGTGAGGAGAGGGATAAAGGCCTCG TGGCCAGGGAGCAGCTGATCCTGGAGAAGGAGCGCCGAGCCCGGCTACAGTACGAACGCACAGTGGAGGAGCGCTGGAGGCGTCTGGACGAGCAGAGGCAGAAAGAGGAGCTCCGCAGAGCCgcggtggaggagaagaggaggcagcAGCTCGAGGAGGACAGG GAGCGACTGGAGGCCCTGATGAGACGCTCCCTGGAGCGCAGCCTCCAGCTGGAGCAGAGGACCAAGCGCTGGAGCAGAGGCTGCCCCGCGGGAGCAG GTGACAGTGAGAATgccccactccctctctctgctgcctccgcCTTTTCCCATGGCATTGCCTCCCCCCTTCCTGCTGTCAGCGAATCTG CACCCTGCAGCCCTCACAGGTCACCTTTCCGCGGCGCCCTGAACCCCGCGGATCACAACAGAGCTGGACTTCACGGAGGCTCTCAGTCCACTCCCAACACCCCCAAG AAAGAGCGGCTGCGCAGAGAGAGGAGAACTGCGTCTCCGGGTTGTGGATCCCCTTTGAGGAGATCTGAATCCCCTGCAAGTGTCACCAGGCACGTGGCTTCCCCTACTACCTCAAA GCTGGCATCTCAAGTGCGTTCCAATTCTCCAAGCAATGCAAACCAGTACCATCACTCGCCAGCGAGACCCCGTCCGAACCCGCCGCCCGATGACAGGAAACCGGAAGTCAAGACGCCGGAGCGACACACTGAACAAGCCAAAGCAGCGAGAAAGAGTTCCGACGTCAACGGCTCGAATCCAACTTCACAGGACGTGAGAAATGGGCTCGGCGCCGAAATCCCCAAATCCAGAGAAACCTTGGAGAAGCATCTGAGAGGTGACAAACATGAGAAAAATCATTCGCCCGACAGGAAGAACCACACGTCGCCCAACGGGGATCTGTGCGAGAAGAAGACGCAAAGCAGCCCTCAGGATGGAGACAAGAAAAAAG AATCGCCGGCGTGCGCGTCGGCGGGCAAAGCGGCGGCCGGCACGATCAACGCAGAGGAGGCCACCAAGTTACTGGCAGAGCGAAGGCGCCAGGCTCGAGCTCAGAAGGAACTGGAAGACAGGAAGCGGGAGCTTGAGGAAGACGAACG ACACagggaggagcagctgaagaggCAACTCGCGCAGGAGCGGCAACAGCAGCAGGCAGAAGCTCCGCAACcaaagggaaaggggaagcAAGAGGAAGATCTCAACAGGGTGAAACAAGAAGAGGACACCCAGAAGAAGGAGGACCAGGGGAAGCAGCTCCAGAGCCAGGTGGACAAAGAG AAGGAAAAGGCCCAGGTCCAAGCTCAGGGGGACGCCGAGCGTCAGCGACAAGACAGAGACCTGCAGGCGCaacaagaagaggaggagaggcagctaagaaaaaag AGAATTGAGGAGATCATGAAGAGAACTAGGAAGGGTGAAGCTGACTTGAAG gaggagcaggcggagaCGAAGCCTGTCTCACCACCAG GTGAAGTAAAGACTGTTCAAAGTAATGCTCAGGTGAATGAGCAAACGATCAAAAAGGTTGAGTTTCAggtgaacatgaaggaaggTTCCCCGGTGAAGAGAGAGTCAGCGTCACGGGTGGACAATCGGAAGAGTCCCCAAGTTACTAACAACACTCATGCAGCGACGCCGACGCACAGCGCGTCAGGCTCCGGACAAACCGGCGGCCGGGGCCCGGTGAGCggtgtcctccagcagcaggaaaGAGCGGtggaaatgaatgtaaacaCGCAGCACAGAGCACGCGACCGAGCAGCAGACCACCAAACGAGCACAAAGCCGACCGCAGATGACAAAATCTACCAAGGGGAGGGCGGCGTGATGAATGGAGCGGTGAAGGGTGAAGGAAGTGCCTTGAAGAGAAGCCATCATCCGACTGCCGAGGTAAGCAAACAGCAAAGCCTGCATGTGTCCGCGGTTGCTAAAGGAGGGTCCGGGATGGAGGCCATTAGGCCCCCTGCGGGGCCGCTGCTACTGGGACACCTGTCACCGCCAGTCATCAAGCTGGAGCCCCTGAATGTGAGGAGTATGGAGTCATGTGATGAGGTGCAGTCCATGGAGGTCAG
- the map7d2a gene encoding MAP7 domain-containing protein 2a isoform X4, which produces MRVSSIDCVVPVRATMAKTATSSGELAGEKMAPPSITLLPDKRSPTNGHGSPARTGKTTPSSTERKPQMNGHASPSHINGNHAAVEGYMKADDRMRQAKERREERDKGLVAREQLILEKERRARLQYERTVEERWRRLDEQRQKEELRRAAVEEKRRQQLEEDRERLEALMRRSLERSLQLEQRTKRWSRGCPAGAAPCSPHRSPFRGALNPADHNRAGLHGGSQSTPNTPKKERLRRERRTASPGCGSPLRRSESPASVTRHVASPTTSKLASQVRSNSPSNANQYHHSPARPRPNPPPDDRKPEVKTPERHTEQAKAARKSSDVNGSNPTSQDVRNGLGAEIPKSRETLEKHLRGDKHEKNHSPDRKNHTSPNGDLCEKKTQSSPQDGDKKKESPACASAGKAAAGTINAEEATKLLAERRRQARAQKELEDRKRELEEDERHREEQLKRQLAQERQQQQAEAPQPKGKGKQEEDLNRVKQEEDTQKKEDQGKQLQSQVDKEKEKAQVQAQGDAERQRQDRDLQAQQEEEERQLRKKRIEEIMKRTRKGEADLKEEQAETKPVSPPGEVKTVQSNAQVNEQTIKKVEFQVNMKEGSPVKRESASRVDNRKSPQVTNNTHAATPTHSASGSGQTGGRGPVSGVLQQQERAVEMNVNTQHRARDRAADHQTSTKPTADDKIYQGEGGVMNGAVKGEGSALKRSHHPTAEVSKQQSLHVSAVAKGGSGMEAIRPPAGPLLLGHLSPPVIKLEPLNVRSMESCDEVQSMEVSPASKEELISIQEFSPLNEIQNSSVSNARALEDLIDLTGSVSYPKTSSGGHIGDCNKNLIEGVVSPMADSKLVGMPCVSPNKLSIQ; this is translated from the exons ATG CGCGTCAGTTCCATCGATTGTGTTGTTCCTGTGAGAGCCACCATGGCCAAAACCGCCACTTCATCCGGGGAATTAGCAG GCGAAAAGATGGCGCCGCCGTCCATCACTCTGCTTCCTGACAAGAGATCTCCGACTAACGGTCACGGCTCTCCAGCCCGGACTGGAAAAACTA CTCCATCGAGCACAGAGAGGAAGCCCCAAATGAACGGACATGCGTCACCGTCACACATCAATGGCAACCACGCAG CCGTGGAAGGTTACATGAAGGCCGACGACAGGATGCGACAAGCCAAAGAGAGACGTGAGGAGAGGGATAAAGGCCTCG TGGCCAGGGAGCAGCTGATCCTGGAGAAGGAGCGCCGAGCCCGGCTACAGTACGAACGCACAGTGGAGGAGCGCTGGAGGCGTCTGGACGAGCAGAGGCAGAAAGAGGAGCTCCGCAGAGCCgcggtggaggagaagaggaggcagcAGCTCGAGGAGGACAGG GAGCGACTGGAGGCCCTGATGAGACGCTCCCTGGAGCGCAGCCTCCAGCTGGAGCAGAGGACCAAGCGCTGGAGCAGAGGCTGCCCCGCGGGAGCAG CACCCTGCAGCCCTCACAGGTCACCTTTCCGCGGCGCCCTGAACCCCGCGGATCACAACAGAGCTGGACTTCACGGAGGCTCTCAGTCCACTCCCAACACCCCCAAG AAAGAGCGGCTGCGCAGAGAGAGGAGAACTGCGTCTCCGGGTTGTGGATCCCCTTTGAGGAGATCTGAATCCCCTGCAAGTGTCACCAGGCACGTGGCTTCCCCTACTACCTCAAA GCTGGCATCTCAAGTGCGTTCCAATTCTCCAAGCAATGCAAACCAGTACCATCACTCGCCAGCGAGACCCCGTCCGAACCCGCCGCCCGATGACAGGAAACCGGAAGTCAAGACGCCGGAGCGACACACTGAACAAGCCAAAGCAGCGAGAAAGAGTTCCGACGTCAACGGCTCGAATCCAACTTCACAGGACGTGAGAAATGGGCTCGGCGCCGAAATCCCCAAATCCAGAGAAACCTTGGAGAAGCATCTGAGAGGTGACAAACATGAGAAAAATCATTCGCCCGACAGGAAGAACCACACGTCGCCCAACGGGGATCTGTGCGAGAAGAAGACGCAAAGCAGCCCTCAGGATGGAGACAAGAAAAAAG AATCGCCGGCGTGCGCGTCGGCGGGCAAAGCGGCGGCCGGCACGATCAACGCAGAGGAGGCCACCAAGTTACTGGCAGAGCGAAGGCGCCAGGCTCGAGCTCAGAAGGAACTGGAAGACAGGAAGCGGGAGCTTGAGGAAGACGAACG ACACagggaggagcagctgaagaggCAACTCGCGCAGGAGCGGCAACAGCAGCAGGCAGAAGCTCCGCAACcaaagggaaaggggaagcAAGAGGAAGATCTCAACAGGGTGAAACAAGAAGAGGACACCCAGAAGAAGGAGGACCAGGGGAAGCAGCTCCAGAGCCAGGTGGACAAAGAG AAGGAAAAGGCCCAGGTCCAAGCTCAGGGGGACGCCGAGCGTCAGCGACAAGACAGAGACCTGCAGGCGCaacaagaagaggaggagaggcagctaagaaaaaag AGAATTGAGGAGATCATGAAGAGAACTAGGAAGGGTGAAGCTGACTTGAAG gaggagcaggcggagaCGAAGCCTGTCTCACCACCAG GTGAAGTAAAGACTGTTCAAAGTAATGCTCAGGTGAATGAGCAAACGATCAAAAAGGTTGAGTTTCAggtgaacatgaaggaaggTTCCCCGGTGAAGAGAGAGTCAGCGTCACGGGTGGACAATCGGAAGAGTCCCCAAGTTACTAACAACACTCATGCAGCGACGCCGACGCACAGCGCGTCAGGCTCCGGACAAACCGGCGGCCGGGGCCCGGTGAGCggtgtcctccagcagcaggaaaGAGCGGtggaaatgaatgtaaacaCGCAGCACAGAGCACGCGACCGAGCAGCAGACCACCAAACGAGCACAAAGCCGACCGCAGATGACAAAATCTACCAAGGGGAGGGCGGCGTGATGAATGGAGCGGTGAAGGGTGAAGGAAGTGCCTTGAAGAGAAGCCATCATCCGACTGCCGAGGTAAGCAAACAGCAAAGCCTGCATGTGTCCGCGGTTGCTAAAGGAGGGTCCGGGATGGAGGCCATTAGGCCCCCTGCGGGGCCGCTGCTACTGGGACACCTGTCACCGCCAGTCATCAAGCTGGAGCCCCTGAATGTGAGGAGTATGGAGTCATGTGATGAGGTGCAGTCCATGGAGGTCAG
- the map7d2a gene encoding MAP7 domain-containing protein 2a isoform X2, whose protein sequence is MRVSSIDCVVPVRATMAKTATSSGELAGEKMAPPSITLLPDKRSPTNGHGSPARTGKTTPSSTERKPQMNGHASPSHINGNHAAVEGYMKADDRMRQAKERREERDKGLVAREQLILEKERRARLQYERTVEERWRRLDEQRQKEELRRAAVEEKRRQQLEEDRERLEALMRRSLERSLQLEQRTKRWSRGCPAGAGDSENAPLPLSAASAFSHGIASPLPAVSESAPCSPHRSPFRGALNPADHNRAGLHGGSQSTPNTPKKERLRRERRTASPGCGSPLRRSESPASVTRHVASPTTSKLASQVRSNSPSNANQYHHSPARPRPNPPPDDRKPEVKTPERHTEQAKAARKSSDVNGSNPTSQDVRNGLGAEIPKSRETLEKHLRGDKHEKNHSPDRKNHTSPNGDLCEKKTQSSPQDGDKKKESPACASAGKAAAGTINAEEATKLLAERRRQARAQKELEDRKRELEEDEREEQLKRQLAQERQQQQAEAPQPKGKGKQEEDLNRVKQEEDTQKKEDQGKQLQSQVDKEKEKAQVQAQGDAERQRQDRDLQAQQEEEERQLRKKRIEEIMKRTRKGEADLKEEQAETKPVSPPGEVKTVQSNAQVNEQTIKKVEFQVNMKEGSPVKRESASRVDNRKSPQVTNNTHAATPTHSASGSGQTGGRGPVSGVLQQQERAVEMNVNTQHRARDRAADHQTSTKPTADDKIYQGEGGVMNGAVKGEGSALKRSHHPTAEVSKQQSLHVSAVAKGGSGMEAIRPPAGPLLLGHLSPPVIKLEPLNVRSMESCDEVQSMEVSPASKEELISIQEFSPLNEIQNSSVSNARALEDLIDLTGSVSYPKTSSGGHIGDCNKNLIEGVVSPMADSKLVGMPCVSPNKLSIQ, encoded by the exons ATG CGCGTCAGTTCCATCGATTGTGTTGTTCCTGTGAGAGCCACCATGGCCAAAACCGCCACTTCATCCGGGGAATTAGCAG GCGAAAAGATGGCGCCGCCGTCCATCACTCTGCTTCCTGACAAGAGATCTCCGACTAACGGTCACGGCTCTCCAGCCCGGACTGGAAAAACTA CTCCATCGAGCACAGAGAGGAAGCCCCAAATGAACGGACATGCGTCACCGTCACACATCAATGGCAACCACGCAG CCGTGGAAGGTTACATGAAGGCCGACGACAGGATGCGACAAGCCAAAGAGAGACGTGAGGAGAGGGATAAAGGCCTCG TGGCCAGGGAGCAGCTGATCCTGGAGAAGGAGCGCCGAGCCCGGCTACAGTACGAACGCACAGTGGAGGAGCGCTGGAGGCGTCTGGACGAGCAGAGGCAGAAAGAGGAGCTCCGCAGAGCCgcggtggaggagaagaggaggcagcAGCTCGAGGAGGACAGG GAGCGACTGGAGGCCCTGATGAGACGCTCCCTGGAGCGCAGCCTCCAGCTGGAGCAGAGGACCAAGCGCTGGAGCAGAGGCTGCCCCGCGGGAGCAG GTGACAGTGAGAATgccccactccctctctctgctgcctccgcCTTTTCCCATGGCATTGCCTCCCCCCTTCCTGCTGTCAGCGAATCTG CACCCTGCAGCCCTCACAGGTCACCTTTCCGCGGCGCCCTGAACCCCGCGGATCACAACAGAGCTGGACTTCACGGAGGCTCTCAGTCCACTCCCAACACCCCCAAG AAAGAGCGGCTGCGCAGAGAGAGGAGAACTGCGTCTCCGGGTTGTGGATCCCCTTTGAGGAGATCTGAATCCCCTGCAAGTGTCACCAGGCACGTGGCTTCCCCTACTACCTCAAA GCTGGCATCTCAAGTGCGTTCCAATTCTCCAAGCAATGCAAACCAGTACCATCACTCGCCAGCGAGACCCCGTCCGAACCCGCCGCCCGATGACAGGAAACCGGAAGTCAAGACGCCGGAGCGACACACTGAACAAGCCAAAGCAGCGAGAAAGAGTTCCGACGTCAACGGCTCGAATCCAACTTCACAGGACGTGAGAAATGGGCTCGGCGCCGAAATCCCCAAATCCAGAGAAACCTTGGAGAAGCATCTGAGAGGTGACAAACATGAGAAAAATCATTCGCCCGACAGGAAGAACCACACGTCGCCCAACGGGGATCTGTGCGAGAAGAAGACGCAAAGCAGCCCTCAGGATGGAGACAAGAAAAAAG AATCGCCGGCGTGCGCGTCGGCGGGCAAAGCGGCGGCCGGCACGATCAACGCAGAGGAGGCCACCAAGTTACTGGCAGAGCGAAGGCGCCAGGCTCGAGCTCAGAAGGAACTGGAAGACAGGAAGCGGGAGCTTGAGGAAGACGAACG ggaggagcagctgaagaggCAACTCGCGCAGGAGCGGCAACAGCAGCAGGCAGAAGCTCCGCAACcaaagggaaaggggaagcAAGAGGAAGATCTCAACAGGGTGAAACAAGAAGAGGACACCCAGAAGAAGGAGGACCAGGGGAAGCAGCTCCAGAGCCAGGTGGACAAAGAG AAGGAAAAGGCCCAGGTCCAAGCTCAGGGGGACGCCGAGCGTCAGCGACAAGACAGAGACCTGCAGGCGCaacaagaagaggaggagaggcagctaagaaaaaag AGAATTGAGGAGATCATGAAGAGAACTAGGAAGGGTGAAGCTGACTTGAAG gaggagcaggcggagaCGAAGCCTGTCTCACCACCAG GTGAAGTAAAGACTGTTCAAAGTAATGCTCAGGTGAATGAGCAAACGATCAAAAAGGTTGAGTTTCAggtgaacatgaaggaaggTTCCCCGGTGAAGAGAGAGTCAGCGTCACGGGTGGACAATCGGAAGAGTCCCCAAGTTACTAACAACACTCATGCAGCGACGCCGACGCACAGCGCGTCAGGCTCCGGACAAACCGGCGGCCGGGGCCCGGTGAGCggtgtcctccagcagcaggaaaGAGCGGtggaaatgaatgtaaacaCGCAGCACAGAGCACGCGACCGAGCAGCAGACCACCAAACGAGCACAAAGCCGACCGCAGATGACAAAATCTACCAAGGGGAGGGCGGCGTGATGAATGGAGCGGTGAAGGGTGAAGGAAGTGCCTTGAAGAGAAGCCATCATCCGACTGCCGAGGTAAGCAAACAGCAAAGCCTGCATGTGTCCGCGGTTGCTAAAGGAGGGTCCGGGATGGAGGCCATTAGGCCCCCTGCGGGGCCGCTGCTACTGGGACACCTGTCACCGCCAGTCATCAAGCTGGAGCCCCTGAATGTGAGGAGTATGGAGTCATGTGATGAGGTGCAGTCCATGGAGGTCAG